In Phocoena sinus isolate mPhoSin1 chromosome 10, mPhoSin1.pri, whole genome shotgun sequence, a single genomic region encodes these proteins:
- the ODF3B gene encoding LOW QUALITY PROTEIN: outer dense fiber protein 3B (The sequence of the model RefSeq protein was modified relative to this genomic sequence to represent the inferred CDS: substituted 1 base at 1 genomic stop codon) — MGSEVWVGPWRPHRRRGPIAALYSGPGPKNKLPASTGYILHDPSRPRAPAFTFGARLPTLQTSCGPGPGHLVPARMTVRGRDGAPAYSIFGRPRHAAPFLTPGPDRYFPERAGNAAYPSAPRHTIAPXNWGLRAESQTPGPGTYTVPSLLGPRVVGKVSAPTYSIYGRSAVGSVCEDLSKTPGPCAYHVVSPGIYKTRAPQFSMLARTSLPQGNSLNPGPAAYNVDQHRKPRGWSFGIRHSDYLAPMVIDVDD; from the exons ATGGGCTCGGAAGTCTGGGTCGGCCCGTGGCGGCCGCACCGGCGCCGCGGCCCCATCGCAGCGCTCTACAGCGGCCCGGGGCCCAAGAACAAGCTGCCAGCCAGCACCG GTTACATCCTGCACGACCCGTCGCGGCCCCGCGCCCCCGCCTTCACCTTCGGCGCACGCCTCCCCACGCTGCAGACTTCGTGCGGCCCAGGGCCAGGTCACCTGGTGCCCGCTCGCATGACCGTGCGCGGCCGCGACGGCGCTCCCGCCTACTCCATCTTTGGCCGCCCGCGCCACGCAGCGCCCTTCCTCACTCCCGGACCGG ACAGGTACTTCCCGGAGCGAGCGGGGAACGCGGCGTACCCCAGCGCGCCTCGGCACACCATCGCTCCCTGAAACTGGGGCCTCCGCGCGGAGTCGCAGACCCCAG GCCCCGGGACCTACACTGTGCCCTCGCTCCTGGGCCCGCGCGTCGTCGGTAAAGTCTCGGCGCCGACTTACTCCATCTACGGCCGCAGCGCGGTGGGCAGCGTCTGCGAGGACCTCAGTaag ACCCCCGGGCCCTGCGCCTACCATGTGGTGAGCCCTGGGATCTACAAGACCCGGGCCCCCCAGTTCTCAATGCTGGCGCGGACTTCGCTCCCCCAAGGCAACAGCCTGAATCCCGGGCCTGCAGCCTACAACGTGGACCAG CACCGGAAGCCTCGCGGCTGGAGCTTCGGGATCCGGCACTCGGACTACCTGGCCCCGATGGTGATCGACGTGGATGACTGA
- the TYMP gene encoding LOW QUALITY PROTEIN: thymidine phosphorylase (The sequence of the model RefSeq protein was modified relative to this genomic sequence to represent the inferred CDS: inserted 3 bases in 2 codons; deleted 1 base in 1 codon): LPGREPEPKQLPGLISLKQGYIRGFVRAVLDXDAQGAHIRAMLLAIWRSMNLEETAALAKSGQQLEWPEAWCQYLGDKHALXGRVLAPALAACGCKHVPIVSRRGLGHVGGTLGKLESIHGFTVTQSPEHMQGLPGQGGRCIVGQSRKLVPADGILHEARDVTATVDSLPLITCDLTPDSGVHLLHVKDP; encoded by the exons CTCCCGGGGCGGGAACCAGAGCCCAAGCAGCTGCCGGGGCTGATCAGCCTGAAGCAAGGGTACATCAGAGGCTTCGTGCGCGCCGTGCTGG CGGACGCGCAGGGCGCACACATCC GGGCCATGCTCTTGGCCATCTGGCGAAGCATGAATCTGGAGGAGACCGCGGCCCTGGCCAAGTCTGGGCAGCAGCTGGAGTGGCCGGAAGCCTGGTGCCAATACCTTGGGGACAAACATGCCCT AGGCAGAGTCCTGGCACCTGCCCTGGCTGCCTGTGGCTGCAAG CATGTACCAATAGTCAGCAGACGTGGTCTGGGGCACGTGGGA GGCACTTTGGGTAAACTGGAGTCTATTCATGGATTCACTGTCACCCAGAGCCCAGAGCAT ATGCAAGGGCTGCCAGGGCAAGGGGGCCGCTGTATAGTGGGTCAGAGCAGGAAGCTTGTTCCTGCAGACGGAATCCTGCATGAAGCAAGAGATGTGACAGCCACTGTCGACAGCCTGCCACTCATCACGTGTGACCTGACCCCAGATTCCGGGGTCCACCTCCTGCATGTTAAAGACCCCTGA
- the LOC116760923 gene encoding protein SCO2 homolog, mitochondrial yields MLLLAQAPKAWHRLFQLKPPALPRTPGGEAQHVRYRLLSRQGPAEMGRQDQPQGPGLRTRLLITALIGAGLGGVWLAMRAEKEQWQQRRRTEALRQAAVGQGDFSLLDHRGQARCKADFRGQWVLMYFGFTHCPDICPEELEKLVQVVRQLEAEPGLPPVQPIFITVDPERDDVAAMAHYVQDFHPRLLGLTGSAEQVAQVSRSYRVYYSAGPKDEDQDYIVDHSIAIYLLSPDGLFTDYYGRARSAEQVADSVRRHMAAFRSVLH; encoded by the coding sequence ATGCTGTTGCTGGCTCAGGCACCCAAGGCTTGGCACAGGCTCTTTCAGCTCAAGCCTCCAGCCCTCCCTAGGACCCCAGGAGGAGAGGCCCAGCATGTGAGGTACCGGCTCCTATCAAGGCAGGGCCCCGCAGAGATGGGAAGGCAGGACCAGCCTCAGGGCCCTGGGCTACGAACTAGGTTGCTGATCACAGCCTTGAttggggctgggctgggtggggtcTGGCTGGCCATGAGAGCCGAGAAGGAGCAGTGGCAGCAGCGACGAAGGACAGAGGCCCTGCGCCAAGCTGCCGTGGGCCAGGGTGACTTCAGCCTGCTGGATCACCGGGGCCAGGCTCGCTGCAAAGCTGACTTCCGGGGCCAGTGGGTGCTGATGTACTTCGGCTTCACTCACTGCCCTGACATCTGCCCCGAGGAACTGGAGAAGCTGGTGCAGGTGGTGCGGCAGCTGGAGGCGGAGCCTGGCCTGCCCCCCGTGCAGCCCATCTTCATTACCGTGGACCCCGAGCGGGATGACGTGGCGGCCATGGCCCACTATGTGCAGGACTTCCACCCCAGGCTGCTGGGCCTGACCGGCTCTGCTGAGCAGGTTGCCCAGGTGAGCCGCAGCTACCGCGTGTACTACAGCGCCGGCCCCAAGGACGAGGACCAGGATTACATCGTGGACCATTCCATCGCCATCTACCTGCTCAGCCCTGACGGCCTCTTCACAGACTACTACGGCAGGGCCAGGTCGGCCGAGCAGGTCGCAGACAGTGTGCGGCGCCACATGGCTGCCTTCCGCAGCGTCCTGCACTGA
- the NCAPH2 gene encoding condensin-2 complex subunit H2 isoform X2, producing MEDVEARFAHLLQPIRDLTKNWEVDVAAQLGEYLEELDQICISFDEGKTTMNFIEAALLIQGSACVYSKKVEYLYSLVYQALDFISGKKRAKQLSCEREDGPIGDAGSRAPQEVEYEFLSLDDLSDSRANVDLRSDQAPSETLIVPLLPMALVAPDEMEKYNNPLYSCRGEVLASRKDFRMNTCTPHPRGAFMLEPVGMSPTGALLPRNQKEASGRAEEQPVEVSVRRSPVPLLSASQEPGTTPEGPVPGGGGEEEDTEWAAEPPEASAPEVPMELQEPRSPEQSAAQPRRCALRERREALEPASRLKETPDPWQGLDPFDSLDSKPFRKGRPYSVPPSVEEAPGQKRKRKGAVKLQDFHQWYLAAYADHADSRRPRRKGPSFADMEVLYWRHVREQLETLRKLQRREAAERWLPRAQEEPWPAEEDRLEDSLEDLGAAGDFLEPEEYAEPEGAEPGEDADLEAEAMPASLSYEELVRRNVELFIATSQKFVQETELSQRIRDWEDVIQPLLQEQEQHVPFDIHTYGDQVVSRFSQLNQWCPFAELVAGQPAFEVCRSMLASLQLANDYTVEITQQPGLEAAVDTMSLRLLTYQRAHKRFQTYAAPSMVQP from the exons ATGGAGGACGTGGAGGCGCGCTTCGCTCACCTCCTGCAGCCCATCCGCGACCTCACCAAGAACTGGGAGGTGGATGTGGCGGCCCAGCTGGGCGAATATCTTGAGGAG CTGGACCAGATCTGCATTTCTTTTGACGAaggcaaaaccacaatgaacttCATTGAGGCAGCACTGCTGATCCAGGGCTCCGCTTGTGTCTACAGTAAGAAG GTGGAATATCTCTACTCGCTGGTCTACCAGGCTCTTGATTTCATCTCTGGCAAGAA GCGGGCCAAGCAGCTCTCCTGTGAGCGGGAAGACGGGCCCATTGGGGATGCCGGCTCCAGGGCGCCCCAGGAAGTGGAGTATGAG TTCCTGTCGTTGGATGACCTCTCTGATTCCCGTGCTAACGTGGATCTGAGGAGTGACCAGGCCCCTAGT GAGACCCTCATCGTCCCCCTCCTGCCCATGGCCCTGGTAGCCCCTGATGAGATGGAGAAGTATAATAACCCCCTGTACAG CTGTCGGGGGGAGGTCCTGGCCAGCCGGAAGGATTTTAGGATGAATACgtgcaccccccaccccagaggagCTTTCATGTTGGAGCCGGTGGGCATGTCCCCCACGGGGGCACTGCTGCCGAGGAACCAGAAGG aggcctctgggagGGCTGAGGAGCAGCCAGTGGAAGTCTCTGTGCGCAGGAGTCCAGTCCCGCTGCTCAGCGCCTCCCAGGAGCCAG GCACCACTCCAGAAGGCCCAGTGCCCGGAGGTGGGGGTGAAGAAGAGGATACAGAGTGGGCAGCAGAGCCCCCCGAGGCCTCAGCCCCTGAGGTCCCGATGGAGCTGCAGGAGCCCAGGAGCCCAGAGCAG AGTGCGGCCCAGCCCAGGAGGTGTGCACTACGGGAGCGAAGGgaggccctggagcctgcgtCCCGGCTGAAG GAGACCCCAGACCCCTGGCAGGGCCTGGACCCCTTCGACTCCCTGGACTCTAAGCCCTTCAGGAAAG GTAGGCCCTACTCTGTGCCCCCCAGTGTGGAGGAGGCTCCAGGACAGAAGCGTAAGAGGAAGGGTGCCGTTAAACTGCAGGACTTCCACCAGTGGTACCTGGCTGCCT ATGCTGACCACGCTGACAGCAGGAGGCCCCGGCGAAAGGGCCCTTCCTTTGCAG ACATGGAGGTCCTGTACTGGAGACACGTGAGGGAGCAGCTGGAGACCCTCCGGAAGCTGCAGAGGAGGGAG GCGGCTGAGCGGTGGCTGCCGAGGGCTCAGGAGGAACCATGGCCCGCGGAGGAGGACCGGCTGGAGGATTCCCTGGAGGACCTGGGAGCGGCAG GTGACTTTCTAGAGCCCGAGGAGTACGCAGAGCCTGAGGGGGCCGAGCCTGGGGAAGACGCAGACCTGG AAGCAGAAGCCATGCCGGCCTCCCTAAGCTACGAGGAGCTGGTCCGAAGGAACGTG GAGCTCTTCATCGCCACCTCGCAGAAGTTCGTCCAGGAGACAGAGCTGAGCCAGCGCATCAGGGACTGGGAGGACGTCATCCAGCCCCTGCTCCAGGAGCAG GAGCAGCATGTGCCCTTTGACATCCACACTTACGGGGACCAGGTAGTCTCAAGGTTCAGCCAGCTCAACCAGTGGTGTCCCTTTGCGGAGTTGGTGGCTGGCCAGCCTGCCTTTGAGGTGTGTCGTTCCATGCTGGCCTCCCTGCAGCTG GCTAATGACTACACAGTGGAGATCACCCAGCAGCCGGGGCTGGAGGCGGCGGTGGATACCATGTCCCTGAGACTGCTCACGTACCAGCGGGCCCACAAGCGCTTCCAGACCTACGCTGCCCCCTCCATGGTCCAGCCCTGA
- the NCAPH2 gene encoding condensin-2 complex subunit H2 isoform X1, which produces MEDVEARFAHLLQPIRDLTKNWEVDVAAQLGEYLEELDQICISFDEGKTTMNFIEAALLIQGSACVYSKKVEYLYSLVYQALDFISGKKRAKQLSCEREDGPIGDAGSRAPQEVEYEFLSLDDLSDSRANVDLRSDQAPSETLIVPLLPMALVAPDEMEKYNNPLYSCRGEVLASRKDFRMNTCTPHPRGAFMLEPVGMSPTGALLPRNQKEASGRAEEQPVEVSVRRSPVPLLSASQEPGTTPEGPVPGGGGEEEDTEWAAEPPEASAPEVPMELQEPRSPEQSAAQPRRCALRERREALEPASRLKETPDPWQGLDPFDSLDSKPFRKGRPYSVPPSVEEAPGQKRKRKGAVKLQDFHQWYLAAYADHADSRRPRRKGPSFADMEVLYWRHVREQLETLRKLQRREAAERWLPRAQEEPWPAEEDRLEDSLEDLGAAAGDFLEPEEYAEPEGAEPGEDADLEAEAMPASLSYEELVRRNVELFIATSQKFVQETELSQRIRDWEDVIQPLLQEQEQHVPFDIHTYGDQVVSRFSQLNQWCPFAELVAGQPAFEVCRSMLASLQLANDYTVEITQQPGLEAAVDTMSLRLLTYQRAHKRFQTYAAPSMVQP; this is translated from the exons ATGGAGGACGTGGAGGCGCGCTTCGCTCACCTCCTGCAGCCCATCCGCGACCTCACCAAGAACTGGGAGGTGGATGTGGCGGCCCAGCTGGGCGAATATCTTGAGGAG CTGGACCAGATCTGCATTTCTTTTGACGAaggcaaaaccacaatgaacttCATTGAGGCAGCACTGCTGATCCAGGGCTCCGCTTGTGTCTACAGTAAGAAG GTGGAATATCTCTACTCGCTGGTCTACCAGGCTCTTGATTTCATCTCTGGCAAGAA GCGGGCCAAGCAGCTCTCCTGTGAGCGGGAAGACGGGCCCATTGGGGATGCCGGCTCCAGGGCGCCCCAGGAAGTGGAGTATGAG TTCCTGTCGTTGGATGACCTCTCTGATTCCCGTGCTAACGTGGATCTGAGGAGTGACCAGGCCCCTAGT GAGACCCTCATCGTCCCCCTCCTGCCCATGGCCCTGGTAGCCCCTGATGAGATGGAGAAGTATAATAACCCCCTGTACAG CTGTCGGGGGGAGGTCCTGGCCAGCCGGAAGGATTTTAGGATGAATACgtgcaccccccaccccagaggagCTTTCATGTTGGAGCCGGTGGGCATGTCCCCCACGGGGGCACTGCTGCCGAGGAACCAGAAGG aggcctctgggagGGCTGAGGAGCAGCCAGTGGAAGTCTCTGTGCGCAGGAGTCCAGTCCCGCTGCTCAGCGCCTCCCAGGAGCCAG GCACCACTCCAGAAGGCCCAGTGCCCGGAGGTGGGGGTGAAGAAGAGGATACAGAGTGGGCAGCAGAGCCCCCCGAGGCCTCAGCCCCTGAGGTCCCGATGGAGCTGCAGGAGCCCAGGAGCCCAGAGCAG AGTGCGGCCCAGCCCAGGAGGTGTGCACTACGGGAGCGAAGGgaggccctggagcctgcgtCCCGGCTGAAG GAGACCCCAGACCCCTGGCAGGGCCTGGACCCCTTCGACTCCCTGGACTCTAAGCCCTTCAGGAAAG GTAGGCCCTACTCTGTGCCCCCCAGTGTGGAGGAGGCTCCAGGACAGAAGCGTAAGAGGAAGGGTGCCGTTAAACTGCAGGACTTCCACCAGTGGTACCTGGCTGCCT ATGCTGACCACGCTGACAGCAGGAGGCCCCGGCGAAAGGGCCCTTCCTTTGCAG ACATGGAGGTCCTGTACTGGAGACACGTGAGGGAGCAGCTGGAGACCCTCCGGAAGCTGCAGAGGAGGGAG GCGGCTGAGCGGTGGCTGCCGAGGGCTCAGGAGGAACCATGGCCCGCGGAGGAGGACCGGCTGGAGGATTCCCTGGAGGACCTGGGAGCGGCAG CAGGTGACTTTCTAGAGCCCGAGGAGTACGCAGAGCCTGAGGGGGCCGAGCCTGGGGAAGACGCAGACCTGG AAGCAGAAGCCATGCCGGCCTCCCTAAGCTACGAGGAGCTGGTCCGAAGGAACGTG GAGCTCTTCATCGCCACCTCGCAGAAGTTCGTCCAGGAGACAGAGCTGAGCCAGCGCATCAGGGACTGGGAGGACGTCATCCAGCCCCTGCTCCAGGAGCAG GAGCAGCATGTGCCCTTTGACATCCACACTTACGGGGACCAGGTAGTCTCAAGGTTCAGCCAGCTCAACCAGTGGTGTCCCTTTGCGGAGTTGGTGGCTGGCCAGCCTGCCTTTGAGGTGTGTCGTTCCATGCTGGCCTCCCTGCAGCTG GCTAATGACTACACAGTGGAGATCACCCAGCAGCCGGGGCTGGAGGCGGCGGTGGATACCATGTCCCTGAGACTGCTCACGTACCAGCGGGCCCACAAGCGCTTCCAGACCTACGCTGCCCCCTCCATGGTCCAGCCCTGA
- the LMF2 gene encoding LOW QUALITY PROTEIN: lipase maturation factor 2 (The sequence of the model RefSeq protein was modified relative to this genomic sequence to represent the inferred CDS: inserted 1 base in 1 codon; deleted 2 bases in 2 codons; substituted 1 base at 1 genomic stop codon): MAGSRLPRQLFLQGVAAVFMFAFASLYMQIPGLYGPEGILPARRTLRPQGKGRWPQLWETPTLLWETPLLGLDTAQGLELLSLLGTLLALGALLLHQLRHLLVYLLLWAAYLSAYQVGQVFLYFQWDSLLLETGFLALLVAPLRLPPRHKQAQGRLAGVSPHEDLPFWLVRWLLFRLMFASGVVKLTSRCPAWWGLTALTYHFETQCLPTPASWFAHHLPVWLHKLGVVATFLIEIAVPPLFFAPVRRLRLAAFYSQVLLQVLIIVTGNYNFFNLLTLVLTTALLDDAHLAAASGNSRRKKTPTSWPKALLALLLELAVYGLLACGVVHCFGLEVDWKQRTVHSKTTFTFHQFSQWLKMVTLPTMWLGAASLAWELLTALWRWTQVRGWLQKFCAAVQLSIFGTATVALFMISLVPYSYMEPSTHGRLWTGAHRLFGTVEHLQLAHSYGLFRRMTGLGGRPEVVLEGSYDGRHWTEIEFMYKPGNVSRAPPIVVPHQPRLDWQMWFAALGPHTHSPWFTSLVLRLLQGQRASDPPHPEPRAQVPLLQAAAHLRASPALQVLVLEARGAGPVVATPVGGGIFSRPMSLGDPTLDMLLRQFGLQDKSPAPGPQLQQHPGSGAPLDAETAVCPGGPXPCSGAPRNRGGHXGHAGPTGPPVLPSGQGGEAQASPPGGLGGRQQTSFPSPRRKQRFPDPSAEKVAPFCQPHVRGGSGSRLISGLLQQGVAQPPCLSQLPRRRRLG, translated from the exons ATGGCTGGCTCCCGGCTCCCGCGGCAGCTCTTTCTCCAGGGCGTGGCCGCCGTCTTCATGTTCGCCTTCGCTTCTCTCTACATGCAGATCCCGG GCCTGTACGGCCCTGAGGGCATCCTGCCTGCACGGAGGACACTGCGGCCGCAGGGAAAGGGACGCTGGCCGCAGCTGTGGGAGACCCCAACGCTGCTGTGGGAGACTCCGCTACTGGGGCTGGACACAGCACAGGGCCTGGAGCTGCTGAGCCTGCTGGGCACCCTGCTGGCCCTGGGAGCCCTGCTGCTGCACCAGCTGCGCCACCTCCTTGTCTACCTGCTGCTCTGGGCTGCCTACCTGTCTGCCTACCAG GTGGGCCAGGTGTTTCTTTATTTCCAGTG GGATTCCCTTCTGCTGGAGACTGGCTTCCTGGCCTTGTTGGTGGCCCCTCTGAGGCTGCCCCCGCGCCACAAGCAGGCCCAGGGCAGGCTGGCAGGGGTC TCGCCCCACGAAGACCTCCCCTTCTGGCTCGTGCGCTGGCTGCTGTTTCGCCTCATGTTTGCCTCGGGTGTGGTCAAGCTGACCAGCCGTTGCCCCGCGTGGTGGGGGCTCACCG CCCTCACCTACCACTTCGAGACTCAGTGCTTGCCCACGCCCGCCTCCTGGTTTGCCCACCATCTGCCCGTCTGGCTGCACAAGCTCGGCGTGGTGGCCACTTTCCTCATCGAGATTGCAGTGCCCCCTCTGTTCTTCGCTCCAGTTCGCCGCCTGCGCTTGGCTGCCTTCTACTCCCAG gtctTGCTGCAAGTCTTGATTATCGTCACTGGCAATTATAACTTCTTCAACTTGCTCACCCTGGTGCTCACCACTGCCCTCCTGGATGATGCACACCTGGCCGCCGCGTCTGGCAACAGCCGCCGCAAGAAGACGCCCACCT CCTGGCCCAAGGCCCTGCTGGCCCTGCTGCTGGAGCTGGCCGTCTATGGGCTGCTGGCCTGTGGCGTGGTGCACTGCTTTGGCCTGGAGGTGGACTGGAAGCAGCGCACTGTTCACTCCAAGACCA CCTTCACCTTCCACCAGTTCTCCCAGTGGCTGAAGATGGTGACCCTACCCACCATGTGGCTGGGTGCAGCCTCCCTTGCCTGGGAACTGCTGACCGCCCTCTGGAG gtgGACCCAAGTGCGAGGGTGGCTGCAGAAGTTCTGTGCTGCAGTCCAGCTGTCCATCTTCGGCACTGCCACGGTGGCCCTGTTCATGATCAGCCTG GTGCCATACTCCTACATGGAGCCCTCGACCCATGGGCGCCTCTGGACTGGGGCCCACCGCCTGTTTGGCACCGTGGAGCACCTGCAGCTGGCCCACTCCTATGGCCTCTTCCGCCGGATGACTGGTCTGGGTGGACGGCCCGAGGTGGTGCTCGAGGGCAGCTATGACGGGCGCCACTGGACG GAAATCGAGTTCATGTACAAGCCCGGTAACGTGAGCCGGGCGCCCCCCATTGTGGTGCCCCACCAGCCGCGCCTCGATTGGCAGATGTGGTTCGCGGCCCTGGGCCCG CACACGCACAGTCCCTGGTTCACAAGCCTGGTCCTCCGCCTGCTGCAGGGGCAAAGAGCCAG TGATCCGCCTCATCCAGAACCACGCGCCCAGGTACCCCTTCTACAAGCAGCCGCCCACTTACGTGCGAGCCCAGCGCTACAAGTACTGGTTCTCGAAGCCCGGGGAGCAGGG CCAGTGGTGGCGACGCCAGTGGGTGGAGGAATTTTTTCCCGTCCGATGTCCTTGGGGGACCCGACGCTGGACATGCTGCTCCGCCAGTTTGGCCTTCAG gaCAAGAGCCCCGCCCCGGGCCCGCAGCTCCAGCAGCACCCTGGCTCAGGCGCTCCGCTGGATGCGGAAACAGCTGTCTGCCCTGGAGGCC TGCCGTGCTCTGGGGCTCCTCGGAACCGTGGGGGCCATTAGGGTCATGCAGGCCCTACTGGGCCCCCAGTCCTCCCCTCGGGCCAAGGAGGAGAAGCACAGGCCAGCCCCCCCGGAGGACTCGGTGGCCGCCAGCAAACAAGCTTCCCCAGCCCCCGACGTAAGCAGCGGTTCCCAGACCCCTCGGCGGAAAAAGTAGCCCCATTCTGTCAGCCACACGTCCGGGGAGGGTCAGGGTCCCGGCTCATCTCTGGCCTTCTGCAGCAGGGTGTGGCCCAGCCACCGTGCCTTAGCCAGCTGCCACGCAGACGCAGGTTGGGGTAG